In Saccharomyces cerevisiae S288C chromosome XV, complete sequence, the following proteins share a genomic window:
- the CYC2 gene encoding oxidoreductase (Mitochondrial peripheral inner membrane protein; contains a FAD cofactor in a domain exposed in the intermembrane space; exhibits redox activity in vitro; likely participates in ligation of heme to acytochromes c and c1 (Cyc1p and Cyt1p)): MLWKNYVLSSSRITRRLHKSPRKSSFSKNFFITGCLLTVGAVSSYLTYRYTSERENKHELSPSYFVKYKISHKRDIDSSHFLLEVTPLFKQKVNIWSLMTAENLWSVEIKQPEVMVVRNYTPLPLKFNPASKEIEILKDGDNADGKLSFYIKKYENGEVARWLHHLPKGHIIEIRGPFIDYEFPHLPNELKRSRDCLYMDNRNERGNNVRENSQFIYQPYDIMMFTAGTGIVTALQLLLTESPFRGTIKLFHTDKNIKQLGPLYPILLRLQASNRVQLKIFETDRQTKQDVLKSIQKSITKPYPYKGLLPFSNVNNKNIMPVLALVCGPESYISSISGRKYDLNQGPVGGLLSKEGWNSDNVYKLS; encoded by the coding sequence ATGCTGTGGAAAAATTATGTTCTATCCAGTTCCCGAATAACACGTAGGCTTCATAAGTCACCTAGAAAGAGCAGCTTCTCTAAGAACTTTTTTATCACAGGCTGCCTACTGACAGTTGGAGCAGTAAGCAGTTATTTAACCTACAGGTACACAAGTGAGAGGGAAAACAAACATGAGTTATCTCCATCTTATTTTGTCAAGTACAAGATTTCACACAAGCGAGATATTGATTCATCAcattttttattggaaGTAACTCCGTTGTTTAAGCAGAAAGTTAACATATGGTCATTGATGACTGCGGAAAATCTGTGGTCCGTCGAGATCAAACAACCGGAAGTCATGGTGGTCCGCAATTATACGCCTCTACCGCTTAAATTTAACCCAGCTTCAAAAGAGATTGAAATCTTAAAAGATGGTGACAATGCAGATGGAAAATTATCTTTCTATATTAAGAAGTATGAGAATGGAGAAGTTGCAAGATGGTTACACCATCTTCCCAAGGGACATATAATTGAAATAAGAGGCCCGTTTATCGATTATGAGTTTCCTCATTTGCCTAATGAGCTAAAAAGATCTCGCGATTGTTTATACATGGATAATCGCAATGAAAGGGGCAATAACGTTAGAGAAAATTCCCAATTTATTTACCAGCCTTATGACATAATGATGTTCACCGCTGGTACCGGAATAGTTACTGCGTTGCAACTACTTTTGACTGAATCACCATTTAGAGGTACTATAAAGTTATTTCATACGGATAAGAACATTAAACAACTGGGACCCTTGTATCCTATCCTTTTAAGACTTCAAGCTTCAAACAGGGTCCagttaaaaatttttgaaacagACCGACAAACTAAACAAGACGTATTGAAAAGTATCCAGAAATCAATCACGAAGCCCTACCCATACAAAGGTCTGCTCCCCTTTTCCAACGTTAACAACAAGAATATTATGCCTGTGTTGGCATTGGTATGCGGCCCCGAAAGTTATATTAGTAGCATATCTGGAAGAAAATACGATCTTAATCAGGGACCAGTAGGAGGGTTACTTTCCAAAGAAGGCTGGAACTCCGATAATGTGTATAAACTTTCATAA
- the HIR2 gene encoding Hir2p (Subunit of HIR nucleosome assembly complex; involved in regulation of histone gene transcription; recruits Swi-Snf complexes to histone gene promoters; promotes heterochromatic gene silencing with Asf1p; relocalizes to the cytosol in response to hypoxia): protein MRLLKYPLDIHNEQVNALAALGPYIILAGSGGHVMAWRQQQLVDTAFDRVMIKDLKPEVSFQVDQDTTGDIFFITGDLETLYIGSEHRLWGYSGWLCRDTNNINSVEKMNSKLLFECKSPSTITDVKYDINLGILFVLLSNENKILLFRHKTFDKLSEITIDKASKPITGIIDPTGQTFTVMTSDRSILVYQINKTGTHKLINKLTQHVQMYPLHYRISMSPQADILPVINSVKGVPNNATSCTALLDRNNNYKVTKTLVTPSSNGCRVLVYSPAFYEKPNLKKGTSTRYNLIATSGSTDGTILVWNTKRMKPLFNALQVSSTAINDMSWSQDGFTLFAISNDATLYTFAFQEKDLGVALPQTEIKSLQEVNKKLPKLEEPLAEQIPKSFPENIKLEESASAAPIPNDIGRSAVGKKPTKKKTANNQTNGIKTIQSTSMEFNTPSYTVPRDLKRKPKEATPSNIAPGSKKQKKELQPIDFLDTGLLLPNTSFSRIRLATPKIRSTFKYSPINNPNLILDVKNGSGNEQRPTIVKLTSKVLDQDQVLFQDFIPKLITICTAGDTFWSFCSEDGSIYIYSDSGRKLMAPLVLGVSISFLEACGTYLLCLTSIGELYCWNIEQKKLAFPTNTIYPLLNPSLRYSDDILTRAENITLCSITKKGVPLVTLSNGDGYLFDKNMETWLLVSDGWWAYGSQYWDTTNTTGLSSSKANTDSFNGSESNINEIVSDIKNDNQSIINFLECKTNDELNRKGRIKNLQRFARTILMKEGFENMEEIVTLSHLENKILISIRLEEPEEFSKLMMVYCIRLSELGYMDRLNDVFQWLYDDLPISGTGSAFADKDFKRNLLKKILIACGDIRQVQRVTTRYAKEMNIIS from the coding sequence ATGAGATTATTAAAGTATCCTTTGGATATTCATAATGAACAAGTGAATGCCTTAGCTGCCCTTGGTCCCTATATCATATTGGCAGGCAGTGGGGGTCACGTGATGGCGTGGagacaacaacaactaGTCGATACTGCATTCGATAGGGTTATGATTAAGGATTTAAAGCCAGAAGTTTCTTTCCAGGTGGATCAGGATACTACCggtgatatttttttcataacaGGTGATCTCGAAACATTGTATATTGGATCTGAACATCGTCTGTGGGGTTATTCAGGTTGGCTCTGTAGAGATACAAATAACATCAATTCTGTCGAAAAAATGAACAGTAAGCTTCTGTTCGAGTGTAAATCTCCAAGCACAATAACGGATGTGAAATATGACATAAACTTAGGTATCttatttgttcttttaagtaatgaaaataagatACTATTATTTCGGCATAAAACCTTTGATAAACTCTCTGAAATAACTATTGACAAGGCGAGCAAACCTATTACAGGCATAATAGATCCTACTGGCCAAACTTTTACTGTTATGACTTCAGATAGATCAATTTTAGTCTATCAAATTAACAAAACGGGTACACACAAACTCATAAATAAACTTACGCAGCATGTACAAATGTATCCATTACATTATAGAATCTCAATGTCACCTCAGGCAGACATTTTACCAGTGATAAACTCGGTGAAAGGTGTGCCGAATAATGCTACCAGCTGTACCGCTTTACTTGACAGAAATAACAACTACAAAGTTACAAAAACACTGGTAAcaccttcttcaaatggATGTAGAGTTCTTGTTTATTCTCCAGCATTTTATGAAAAGcctaatttgaaaaagggcACCAGCACACGCTATAATTTAATCGCCACTTCGGGATCTACAGACGGTACTATTTTGGTTTGGAATACGAAGAGAATGAAACCTTTGTTTAATGCTCTCCAGGTTTCCTCCACCGCAATAAACGATATGTCTTGGTCACAGGATGGGTTCACCTTGTTTGCCATTTCAAACGACGCGACATTGTATACATTCGCATTCCAAGAGAAGGATTTAGGTGTAGCATTGCCTCAAACGGAAATCAAATCGTTACAAGAAGTAAACAAAAAGCTTCCAAAGCTTGAAGAGCCGTTAGCAGAACAAATACCGAAAAGTTTCCCAGAAAACATCAAATTAGAAGAATCTGCAAGCGCAGCACCTATTCCAAACGATATTGGTAGATCTGCCGTGGGCAAGAAACCgaccaaaaaaaaaacggCTAACAATCAAACTAATGGCATCAAAACTATCCAGAGCACATCAATGGAATTCAACACTCCATCATACACTGTGCCAAGGGATTTGAAGAGAAAGCCAAAAGAGGCAACTCCAAGTAACATTGCCCCTGGCAGcaaaaagcagaaaaaagAGCTACAGCCAATTGACTTTTTAGATACCGGCTTGCTCCTACCCAATACGTCTTTCTCAAGGATTAGACTTGCAACACCGAAAATCAGATCTACATTTAAATACTCTCCAATTAATAATCCGAATTTAATCCTCGATGTTAAGAATGGATCTGGCAATGAACAAAGGCCGACAATTGTCAAGCTTACCTCAAAAGTTCTCGATCAAGATCAAGTTCTATTTCAAGATTTTATTCCAAAACTCATAACAATCTGCACAGCAGGTGACACCTTTTGGTCATTCTGTAGTGAGGACGGAAGTATTTACATATATTCTGATTCGGGTAGAAAACTAATGGCTCCCCTAGTATTAGGAGTTAGCATTAGTTTCCTTGAAGCATGTGGAACTTATTTACTTTGCTTAACAAGCATAGGGGAGCTTTATTGTTGGAACATAGAGCAGAAGAAGCTGGCTTTTCCCACCAACACTATTTATCCATTGTTAAACCCGTCATTGCGATACTCAGATGATATATTGACCAGAGCTGAAAATATAACATTGTGCTCTATTACAAAAAAGGGTGTGCCACTAGTTACACTGAGTAATGGCGATGGTTATTTGTTCGATAAGAACATGGAAACATGGCTTCTGGTAAGCGATGGGTGGTGGGCCTATGGTTCGCAGTACTGGGACACTACTAATACTACTGGGTTGTCTTCTAGCAAAGCAAATACCGACTCTTTTAATGGCAGTGAATCTAATATTAATGAAATAGTTAGTGATATCAAGAATGATAATCAAAGTATCATTAACTTTTTGGAATGCAAAACGAATGACGAACTTAATAGAAAGGGTAGGATTAAGAATTTACAGAGATTTGCTAGGACAATATTAATGAAAGAgggatttgaaaatatggaGGAGATCGTAACTTTGTCTCACctggaaaataaaatccTAATAAGTATCAGATTGGAGGAGCCTGAAGAGTTTTCGAAGCTAATGATGGTTTATTGCATCCGTCTGAGTGAATTGGGGTATATGGACCGTTTGAACGATGTTTTTCAATGGTTATATGATGATCTCCCCATCAGTGGTACCGGGTCAGCATTTGCCGATAAAGATTTTAAGAGGAACCTTCTAAAAAAGATACTAATTGCATGCGGTGATATCAGACAGGTTCAAAGAGTTACTACACGTTATGCCAAGGAAATGAATATAATATCTTAG